The window CAGTAATGCCATGCCTAATACATCCTGTTGGGACAATAATTTCACTTCACTGCTTAAATCCTTCCCGGCAATGACTTTTAGCTCTTCTGATATATGCACGATGTGCATAACCATCTTTTCTGTAGCAGCTATACTTTGACCAACCTCATCCTTAAACTGCTTATCATTATCCAGTTCCATTTGTAAATCCTTTTCAAACTCCAGCGCACCGGTGGCTGCAATCTGTTCCATCACCTTTTTCAGTCTCCCAATAGGGCCGGCAATAATTTTGGTTATGTAAACAGTAAGGATAACCCCTGCCAAAAGGGAGATGAGCAGGATAAGGGTGATCAATATTTTGGAACGTTGAAATGTTTGTGTATTGGACTGCAGCATTTCATATGCATACCTTTTATTCATATCCCTGCTTATATTGAGCAAATCTGTTATCCGGTCCGTGTCTGCCGCAGCTTCATCCATCGACTTTTTGGCACCGGCGGAATCATTTATCTTGCCAGAATCAGTTACCTTACGTTTTGCAGCAGCAAAATTATTAGTATAAATGGTTTTGAATTCATCAAAATTCACCTGATCCTCCGGATTATTTATCGTCTTTTGATATGAATCAAATAATTGATGCATCTCGGTATCCAGCTGATCCAGCATGGACAGAGCCTGCTTAAATGATTCATCTTCCGGTTCGTATATTACAATATTGCGTATAAACGTCTTTTGCTGATAAAAGTTCTGGCTGATCTCTCCTGCAATTTCAACCCCTGTCAACTGCTCCGAATACAAGGTATCTTCTGCCGCATTCATAGTGCTCATGCTTGATATTGCTGCAATAGCTATAATAACAGAAAATAATATCAGAACTGCAAAACTTATGATTAGTTTAAGATGTAATTTGAGATTTCTCATTACAACACCGCCTTATTATATTTAAATTATCACTTCTTTTAACACTTTTCCATCATAAAGGCCC of the Lacrimispora indolis DSM 755 genome contains:
- a CDS encoding methyl-accepting chemotaxis protein, producing the protein MRNLKLHLKLIISFAVLILFSVIIAIAAISSMSTMNAAEDTLYSEQLTGVEIAGEISQNFYQQKTFIRNIVIYEPEDESFKQALSMLDQLDTEMHQLFDSYQKTINNPEDQVNFDEFKTIYTNNFAAAKRKVTDSGKINDSAGAKKSMDEAAADTDRITDLLNISRDMNKRYAYEMLQSNTQTFQRSKILITLILLISLLAGVILTVYITKIIAGPIGRLKKVMEQIAATGALEFEKDLQMELDNDKQFKDEVGQSIAATEKMVMHIVHISEELKVIAGKDLSSEVKLLSQQDVLGMALLTIQDNLNHLFGEINLATEQVATGAVQVADAAQSLAQGATEQAATVQELSMTIKGVSEEMRSSAAMAGEAKTMGDEIQQKAESGSSKMEEMMLSTQQANAASKEIASVIKIIDEIAFQTNILALNAAVEAARAGQHGKGFAVVADEVRSLAAKSAEAAKDTAALIDTTIEKAAQGSVISSQTSDALQKIVEGVVQSSEVITSISQSAGNVADSMIQISKAVEQVSQVVQANSASSEECAAVSEEMSGQAALLKETIAQFKLKEDFQGIRIGNTLYPMNQQISIKPSPESMGFSMAHSKY